The Rubrobacter naiadicus DNA segment GGTTCCGGCGAGCCATGGAGGAGCAACGCAGGAGGGCCAGGGAGTCGTTCGGAACCCACGAGCGGGTCGTGGCCGCCTTCCGCGACCGGGAGATAAAGAGCCGCTTCGTGGGCTACGAACGGGAGCAGACCGAGACGCGGATCGTCGCCGCGGAGCCGGTCCCCGGTGCTCGGGACGAGTGGTATCTGGTGCTGGAGGAGAACCCCTTCTACGCCACCGGGGGCGGGCAGGTCGCGGACACCGGTTGGATCTCCTGTTCGGATGGTCAGCTCGAGGTCGTCGATGCCATCCCGGCGGGGGACTACCAGGTTCTGCGGGCGAAGGGCGGGGAGGGTCTCAGGGTCGAGGAAGGGCTCGAGGTCACCGCCTCGATAAACCGGGTTCGCCGGCAGCAGATAGAGGCGAACCACACCGCCACCCACATTTTGCACTGGGCCCTTCGCGCCGTGCTCGGCAAGGACGTGGTGCAGGCCGGGAGCTACGTGGGACCGGACAGGCTCCGCTTCGACTACCGGTGCCAGAGGAAGGTGGGAGAAGAGGACGTCCGGCGTGTACAGGAGCTGGCTCTGCTCAAGATCACCGAGAACCAGCCCGTGCGTTACTACACGACGACGCTCGAGGAGGCCAGGAAGCTCGGGGCGATGATGCTCTTCGGGGAGAAGTACGGCGAGCTGGTGCGCGTCGTCGAGATAGACGGTTTCTCCCGCGAGCTGTGCGGGGGGACGCACGTGCGCTCTACGGCCGAGATCGGGGCGTTCAAGGTGGTCTCGAACCGCAGGCACGGAGCGGATCTCTACAGGATAGAGGTCATCACCGGCCGGGAGGCGCTCTCCTACCTGATCGAGGCTTCCGAGAAAGCCGAAGCCGCCGCCTCGGCGCTCAAGACCGAAGTGAGCCGGCTCCCGGAGGCGGTGGAGGAGCTCTCCGGGGAGCTGCGTCGGGCGAGGGAGGAACTACGCGAGCAGCAGCTCAAGGCCAGCCTCGGCCGGGTCGGGGAGCTGATAGAGAGGGCTCAGACGGTGGACGGGGCGAAGATCGTCACCGGTCAGGTCGATGCCAGCGACGTCGCCGGGCTGCGGCGCATCTCCGACGACGTTAAGAACAGGGTCGGCGGGCCGGTGGCGGTCGTGCTGGCCGCGGCGCTCGACGGCAAGGCCGTGCTCGTGGCCAATTTGCATCCGGAGGTCTCCAGGAGGATCGGTGCCGGGGAACTGGTGAAGGAGATCGCCGGGGTGCTCGGAGGTGGTGGGGGCGGCAGCCCGACGATGGCGCAGGCGGGTGGAGGAGATCTCGAGGCGATCCCGGCCGCCCTCGAGAAGGCCCGCCAGATCTTCTCCAGCCGGCTCGCGGCGCGGACGGAGGGGTGAGCGTCCCTGCGGCGGGCAGGGTGGCGGCCGTGGACCTCGGTGAGGTCCGCTGTGGGATCGCGATCTCCGACGAGACGGCGACCATCGCGCGGCCGCTGGAGGTCGTCGGGGAGGGAGAGGTAGAAGAGAGGTTGCGCGGTCTGATCGATCGGGAGGGTGTCTCCGTCGTGGTGGTCGGCGTCCCCAAGACCATGCGGGGGGAGGAAGGGCCCCAGGCCCGGAAGGTGCTCGAGAAGATCGGGCGGATGCGCGAGAGGTTCCCGGCGGTGAGGTTCGTCGAGTGGGACGAGCGCCTCACCACGCGCCTGGCCGGGGGCGGGAAGAAGAAAGGGCCGGTGGATCACCTCGCCGCCGCGCACATGCTGCAGGAGTACCTGTGGGCGAGGAGAAGTTGAGCCCGGGAAAGCACCCCGGAGGATGGCGGGAGGACGACCTCGATCAGAGGCTCGAGGCGCTGCGCTCCGATCGGCGCGAGCGAGGACGCAGGAGGCGGCGCCGGACGCTGGCCGCTTCCCTCGGGCTCGTGGCCGTGGTGGCGGTGCTCGCCGTCGTGTACCTGATCTACGCCAGCGCCATGGGCGCCGGCGCGCGGGGAAGGGGCGAGGCGGTCACCCTGACGGTCAGGAAGGGGGACACCCTCTCCAGCGTCGCCAACAGGCTCGACCGGGCCGGCGTCATAGACAACGCCTTCCTCTTCGAGCTGCAGGCCCGCCTCGAAGGCGACGGCACCGACATAAAGCCCGGGCGTTACAGGTTCCATCGTGGACAGAGCACCGGGAGCATCCTGAAGGCGCTCACGGCGAACAGGCCGGCTCCGACTTTCAAGATCACCGTTCCCGAGGGGCTGACCCTCGGGCAGACCGCCCGCGAGGTCGCATCGCAGAGCCACATCTCCAGGGCGGCTTTCGAGCGTGCGGCGCGCAGCACGGATTATCCGTACGCCTTCCTGCACGAGCCCGGGGTGAAGAGCACCGAGGGGTTCCTCTTCCCCAAGACCTACGATTTCAGGGAGGGGACGGGTGCCCGGCAGGTCGTCAACAGGATGCTCGAGCAGTATGCCATAGAGACCCAGAACCTGAACCTGAAGGCCGCCGAGAAGAAGCTCGGGCTGAGCGAGTATCAGATAGTGATAGTCGCCTCCCTGATAGAAAAAGAGTCGGCGAACCAGAAGGAGCGGCCGCTCATCGCCTCGGTGATCTACAACCGGCTGCGCAAGGGGATGCCGCTGCAGATCGACGCGACCGTACAGTACGCGCTCGGCAGGCCGCACGCCAACCTCTCGTTGCAGGATCTCAAGGTGAAGTCTCCCTACAACACCTATCTGCACAAGGGGCTTCCACCCGGTCCGATAGACAACCCGAGCCTGAGCTCCATAAAAGCCGCGGCGCACCCGGCGAAGACGGACTACCTCTACTACGTGCTGGAGAAGAACGGCAAGCGTCACTACTTCACGAGCAGCTACCAGAAGTTCCTGCGCGCCAAGGCCGCTGCGGGCCGCTAGGAGGAATGGGCGGCGGAGCTTGCTAAAGTTCGGCCGGGACGTCACCGACAACCCTGCCGGAAGAGAATTTTCCCGAGGTGCTGGGAGGTGTCGAGAGATCCAACCAGAGATCACAGCGAAGACGTCTCTCGTCGGCGTCATAGGACACCCGGTCGCTCACAGCCTGAGCCCGCAGATGCACAATGCCTCTTTCGCCTCCAGGGGGCTGGATTTCGCCTACGTCGCTATGGACGTGGCTCCGGAGGACCTCGGGGAGGCCGTGCGCGGGCTCGCGGTGTTGGGGTTCGCGGGGTTCAACGTCACGATCCCGCACAAAGAGGAGATCCTGCGCTTCCTGGACGACCTGGACGAATCGGCGGAGCGTCCCGGGGCGGTGAACACCGTGGTCGTGGAGGGTGGGAGAACCCGGGGGTACAACACCGACGGCTTCGGGTTCGTCGAGTCCTGCAGGGAGGCCGGGGTGGATCTCGCGGGGGAGAGCGTCCTGGTGCTCGGCGCCGGCGGGGCCGCGGCGGCGATAGCCGATGCCGTGGTCTCCGCCGGGGCGTCCTCCGTGGTGATCGCGAACCGCACCCCCGAGCGTGCGGAGATCCTCGTCCGGAGGCTTCGTAAGGGGCACGCCGGGGCGAAAATCGTCGCCTGTGGTGCAGACGACCTCTACGATGCGTGCCGGCGTTCCAGGGTGTTGGTCAACACCACCCCCCTCGGGATGAGACAGGGAGATCCGATGCCTTTGCCGGAGGAAGTCCTCGAGGACAGGGTCGTCTGCGACATCGTATACAGGAGGGGTGGCGAGACGCCGCTTCTCTCGGTGGCTCGAGAACGGGGAGCCGCGGTGGTCGACGGGCGAACGATGCTCCTCTACCAGGGGGTTGAGGCCCAGAGGCTCTGGACCGGCGTCGAGCCCGACGTGGAGGCCATGAGGGCGGTGCTGGAGGAGGGCGGGTGAAGATCCTCATCGCCGAAGACGACGCGGTTTCCCGGCATCTGCTGAGGCGGGCGGTCGAGAGGCTCGGGCACGAGTGCCTCGAAGCCAGGGACGGGGATGAGGCGTGGCGTCTGTTCGTGGAGCACCCGGAGGTGAGCGTCGTCATCAGCGACCGGATGATGCCGCGGATGGACGGGGTGGAGCTTTGTCGCAGGATAAGGGGCTCGGAGAGGGAAAGATACGTATTCTTCATCTTCCTGACTTCTCTGGGAGGCAAGGAACACCTCTTGGAAGGGATGGAGGCCGGAGCGGACGAGTACCTGCTCAAGCCCCTCGACGTGCGACAGCTGGAAGAAAAGCTCGCTGAGGCCGAGCGCGCGGCTTCCCTCAGAGAGCACCTGGACAGCGAGGGACGGAGCGACGGGGGAGCGCGTCCCGAACGCGCCGTCCGCAAGCGCCCCGGTCGTAGGAAGGGGGTCTGGGAGGTTCTCTCCGCGAGGGGCAAGGTGAGCGAGGAGCAGCTGCAGAGGGCGCTGGAGGTGCAGAGAACCGAGCGCAAGGAGCTCGGGAAGGTGCTCGTCTCGCTGGGGTTCGTGACCGAGTCCGACCTCGCGCAGGCTCAGGCCGAGAGGCTCGGGCTGGATTACGTGGACCTCTCGGAGGGGGAGGTGGACGCCGGGGTGGCCAGCCTCATCGACCAGAAGACGTTGCGCAGGCACGGGGTGATGCCGCTGCGGATCGAAGACGGGCGGCTGGTGGTGGCGATGAGCGAACCGACCAACCTACATGCCATAGAGGACCTCAGGCTCATCTCCGGCTACCAGGTGGTCCCCGTCGTGGCTGCGGAGTCGCAGATCCGGCAGGTGCAGAACAAGGTGTTCTCCCTCGGTGAGGGGGTCAGCGAGATCCTGGAGGATCTCGCCGTGGGAGGCGGCGCCGAGCCGGAGGACGAGCTCGAGATCGGGGCGGGGTCCGAGGATGCCCCGGTCATACGGCTGGTCAACTCCATCCTGCAGCGGGCCGTGGGCGAGGGGGCCTCCGACGTGCACGTCGAGCCGCGTCCGGACCGTGTCGCGGTCCGCTTCCGGGTGGACGGCGTCTTGCGGGAAGTGATGTCCATCCCGGCTGGTCTGCAGGGCGGGGTGATAGCCAGGATCAAGGTGCTCGCCCGGCTGGACATAGCGGAGAGGAGGTTGCCGCAGGACGGGAGGTTCTCGGCCAGCATAGGGGGACAGAAGGTGGACCTGAGGGTCGCCTCGCTGCCCACGGCCTACGGGGAAAAGGTGGCTCTCAGGCTGCTCGACACCTCGAGCGTGGAGACGGACCTCGGGAAGCTCGGGCTCACGTCGGAGATGCTCGAGCGTTACGAGGGGATCTACAGGAGGCCCTACGGTACGATCCTGGTCACCGGACCGACCGGGAGCGGGAAGTCTACCACGCTCTACGCCACCCTCCGGGAGCTGAACACCCCCGAGCGCAACATCATAACCGTCGAGGACCCGATAGAGTACAGAATGCCGGGGATAAACCAGGTGCAGGTCAACCCGAAGGCCGGGCTCACCTTCGCCTCCGGCCTGAGGAGCATCCTGCGCGGGGACCCAGACGTGATCATGATCGGCGAGATAAGGGACCACGAGACGGCCAAGATAAGCGTGGAGGCGGCGCTCACCGGGCACCTGGTCCTGGCGACGCTCCACACGAACGACGCGCCGGGGGCGGTGAGCCGCCTGACCGAGATGGGGGTCGAGCCGTACCTGAGCGCCTCGGCGGTGGACTGCGTGATCGCCCAGCGGCTGGCCAGGAGGCTCTGTGAGAGGTGTCGCGAGCCGGTCGAGGTGGAGGACGGGGTCTTGAAGGAGCTGGGGTTCCCGTTCGCCCGGGCGGAGGGGGAGCGCACCTTCTTCCGGGCCCGGGGGTGCCCGCGCTGCGGCGGTACGGGATATCGGGGGAGGATCGGGATCTTCGAGATGATGCTTTTGAGCGAGGCTCTGAGGGATCTCATCCTGCACCGGGCGTCCACCGCGGAGATAGCCCGCGTCGCGGCGGCGGAGGGGATGGGTACGCTGCGCGAGGACGGGCTCCTCAAGGCCGCCCGCGGTCTCACCAGCATCGAGGAGGTCCTGAGGACCGTCGTCTGAGCTTGCCGGGCTAAAGCTTTCTTCGTTTCGTGCCGAGTAGAGGGCCAGAGCAGCATCGTTTTCGGCGATAAGGAGAGGGTGCATGACCGAGAGCGGCCTGGCCGACTACCTCCTCGACGCCCTGCGGCTGGGGGCGAGCGATCTTCACATAACGTCCGGACTGCCCCCGATGATCCGGGTCGACGGCGACGTCAGGCCGCTGGAGTATCCGCCGCTCACGCCGAACCTCACGCGAGACCTCATCTACGACATCCTCACCGAGGATCAGCGCCGGCGCTTCGAGAACGAGTGGGAACTCGACTTCAGCTACGGGATTCCCCGGGTGGCCCGCTTCCGGGTGAACGTCTACCGCCAGCGGGGGGCGATGGGGGCTGCTTTCAGGACGATCCCGCACGAAATAAAGGGGTTCGCCGAGCTCGGGCTGCCGCGGGTGGTCGAGGAGATGACCGAGAGGCCGCGCGGCATGATCCTGGTGACGGGGCCGACCGGCAGCGGGAAGTCGACCACGCTGGCGGCGATGGTGGACCGGATCAACGAGACGCGATGCGGGCACATAATGAGCGTCGAGGATCCGATAGAGTTCCTGCACACCCACAAGAGGTGCATCGTCAACCAGCGCGAGGTGAACCAGGACACGAAAAGCTTCGCCGAGGCCCTGAAGCACGTGTTGCGTCAGGACCCGGACGTGATCCTCGTCGGCGAGATGCGGGATCTGGAGACGATCTCGATGGCTCTCACCGCGGCCGAGACCGGGCACCTGGTCCTGGCGACGCTCCACACGCAGGATGCACCCCAGACGATAGACCGCATCATAGACGTCTTCCCCTCGCACCAGCAGGGTCAGGTCCGCACCCAGCTCGCGAACACCATCCAGGGTATCGTGACCCAGACGCTGGTCCCCAGACGGGGCGGAGGGCGTGTGGTCGCCTGCGAGATACTCGTCCCCACCCCCGGTGTCAGGAACCTCATCCGCGAGGGCAAGACCCACCAGGTCTACTCCGCGATGCAGACCGGCGGAAAATTCGGGATGCAGACTATGGACGCCGCGCTGGCCGGGTTGGTCGGGCGCGGCGTGATCTCGCGCGAGGAGGCCGAGAAGCGCTGCAGCAACGTCGAGGAGTTCCGCCGCCTCTGCATGGGCGCGGCCGGCTTCGCCGCCGCGAGGAGAATGTAGGGGACGATGGCCACGTACACGTACAAGGCCCGGAGCCGCCGGGGTGAGATCCTGCAG contains these protein-coding regions:
- a CDS encoding type IV pilus twitching motility protein PilT; protein product: MTESGLADYLLDALRLGASDLHITSGLPPMIRVDGDVRPLEYPPLTPNLTRDLIYDILTEDQRRRFENEWELDFSYGIPRVARFRVNVYRQRGAMGAAFRTIPHEIKGFAELGLPRVVEEMTERPRGMILVTGPTGSGKSTTLAAMVDRINETRCGHIMSVEDPIEFLHTHKRCIVNQREVNQDTKSFAEALKHVLRQDPDVILVGEMRDLETISMALTAAETGHLVLATLHTQDAPQTIDRIIDVFPSHQQGQVRTQLANTIQGIVTQTLVPRRGGGRVVACEILVPTPGVRNLIREGKTHQVYSAMQTGGKFGMQTMDAALAGLVGRGVISREEAEKRCSNVEEFRRLCMGAAGFAAARRM
- the mltG gene encoding endolytic transglycosylase MltG — protein: MSPGKHPGGWREDDLDQRLEALRSDRRERGRRRRRRTLAASLGLVAVVAVLAVVYLIYASAMGAGARGRGEAVTLTVRKGDTLSSVANRLDRAGVIDNAFLFELQARLEGDGTDIKPGRYRFHRGQSTGSILKALTANRPAPTFKITVPEGLTLGQTAREVASQSHISRAAFERAARSTDYPYAFLHEPGVKSTEGFLFPKTYDFREGTGARQVVNRMLEQYAIETQNLNLKAAEKKLGLSEYQIVIVASLIEKESANQKERPLIASVIYNRLRKGMPLQIDATVQYALGRPHANLSLQDLKVKSPYNTYLHKGLPPGPIDNPSLSSIKAAAHPAKTDYLYYVLEKNGKRHYFTSSYQKFLRAKAAAGR
- a CDS encoding ATPase, T2SS/T4P/T4SS family; the encoded protein is MKILIAEDDAVSRHLLRRAVERLGHECLEARDGDEAWRLFVEHPEVSVVISDRMMPRMDGVELCRRIRGSERERYVFFIFLTSLGGKEHLLEGMEAGADEYLLKPLDVRQLEEKLAEAERAASLREHLDSEGRSDGGARPERAVRKRPGRRKGVWEVLSARGKVSEEQLQRALEVQRTERKELGKVLVSLGFVTESDLAQAQAERLGLDYVDLSEGEVDAGVASLIDQKTLRRHGVMPLRIEDGRLVVAMSEPTNLHAIEDLRLISGYQVVPVVAAESQIRQVQNKVFSLGEGVSEILEDLAVGGGAEPEDELEIGAGSEDAPVIRLVNSILQRAVGEGASDVHVEPRPDRVAVRFRVDGVLREVMSIPAGLQGGVIARIKVLARLDIAERRLPQDGRFSASIGGQKVDLRVASLPTAYGEKVALRLLDTSSVETDLGKLGLTSEMLERYEGIYRRPYGTILVTGPTGSGKSTTLYATLRELNTPERNIITVEDPIEYRMPGINQVQVNPKAGLTFASGLRSILRGDPDVIMIGEIRDHETAKISVEAALTGHLVLATLHTNDAPGAVSRLTEMGVEPYLSASAVDCVIAQRLARRLCERCREPVEVEDGVLKELGFPFARAEGERTFFRARGCPRCGGTGYRGRIGIFEMMLLSEALRDLILHRASTAEIARVAAAEGMGTLREDGLLKAARGLTSIEEVLRTVV
- the ruvX gene encoding Holliday junction resolvase RuvX; the protein is MSVPAAGRVAAVDLGEVRCGIAISDETATIARPLEVVGEGEVEERLRGLIDREGVSVVVVGVPKTMRGEEGPQARKVLEKIGRMRERFPAVRFVEWDERLTTRLAGGGKKKGPVDHLAAAHMLQEYLWARRS
- a CDS encoding shikimate dehydrogenase, with the protein product MLKFGRDVTDNPAGREFSRGAGRCREIQPEITAKTSLVGVIGHPVAHSLSPQMHNASFASRGLDFAYVAMDVAPEDLGEAVRGLAVLGFAGFNVTIPHKEEILRFLDDLDESAERPGAVNTVVVEGGRTRGYNTDGFGFVESCREAGVDLAGESVLVLGAGGAAAAIADAVVSAGASSVVIANRTPERAEILVRRLRKGHAGAKIVACGADDLYDACRRSRVLVNTTPLGMRQGDPMPLPEEVLEDRVVCDIVYRRGGETPLLSVARERGAAVVDGRTMLLYQGVEAQRLWTGVEPDVEAMRAVLEEGG
- the alaS gene encoding alanine--tRNA ligase — protein: MQSREIRRRFLDYFAGKGHKVYPSWPLIPQNDPTVLLTTAGVQQFIPYFLGQEKPPTPRAVSVQKCFRTQDLEDVGDASHLTFFEMLGNFSFGDYFKEEAIRFAWEFLTQELGLPPERLWVTIFEGDEDAPEDLEAREHWMSVGVPEEKIFGLPKSENWWGPVGETGPCGPCSEVYYDYGEEYGRGDPLEDARYGPGGEEGDSRFLEVWNLVFNQYEKRKDGSLVPLSQKGIDTGMGLERITAVCQGVRSVYETDLYAPVLEKVREYTGVSLGDGEETDRSLRILADHARSMAFLVADGVRPGNQRREYVLRRIIRRATREGYARLGLGPEQIASLAGEVVGYMGGFYSELERAREDILRVVEVEARRFVEIYDSGMRTLEEEISRLDGGNFPGEVAFTLHDTYGFPVEITREVLAERGISLDEAGFRRAMEEQRRRARESFGTHERVVAAFRDREIKSRFVGYEREQTETRIVAAEPVPGARDEWYLVLEENPFYATGGGQVADTGWISCSDGQLEVVDAIPAGDYQVLRAKGGEGLRVEEGLEVTASINRVRRQQIEANHTATHILHWALRAVLGKDVVQAGSYVGPDRLRFDYRCQRKVGEEDVRRVQELALLKITENQPVRYYTTTLEEARKLGAMMLFGEKYGELVRVVEIDGFSRELCGGTHVRSTAEIGAFKVVSNRRHGADLYRIEVITGREALSYLIEASEKAEAAASALKTEVSRLPEAVEELSGELRRAREELREQQLKASLGRVGELIERAQTVDGAKIVTGQVDASDVAGLRRISDDVKNRVGGPVAVVLAAALDGKAVLVANLHPEVSRRIGAGELVKEIAGVLGGGGGGSPTMAQAGGGDLEAIPAALEKARQIFSSRLAARTEG